The proteins below are encoded in one region of Dasypus novemcinctus isolate mDasNov1 chromosome 13, mDasNov1.1.hap2, whole genome shotgun sequence:
- the GJA5 gene encoding gap junction alpha-5 protein — MGDWSFLGEFLEEVHKHSTVIGKVWLTVLFIFRMLVLGTAAESSWGDEQADFQCDTTQPGCENVCYDQAFPISHIRYWVLQIIFVSTPSLLYMGHAMHTVRMQEKRKLREAERTKEVRGPGAYEYPVAEKTELSCWEEANGKIILRGTLLNTYVCSILIRTTMEVAFIVGQYLLYGIFLDTLHVCRRSPCPHPVNCYVSRPTEKNVFIVFMLAVAGLSLFLSLAELYHLGWKKIRQRFAKSQQGMAESQLPSPSAGMAQRGTPPPDFNQCLENGPGEKFFNPFSNKMASQQNTDNLATEQVRSQEETPGEDFIHIRYAQKPEVPNGASPGHRLPQGYHSDKRRLSKASSKARSDDLSV, encoded by the coding sequence ATGGGTGACTGGAGCTTCCTGGGAGAGTTCCTGGAGGAAGTACACAAGCACTCCACGGTGATTGGCAAGGTCTGGCTCACTGTCCTCTTCATTTTCCGCATGCTCGTGCTGGGCACAGCTGCCGAGTCTTCGTGGGGCGATGAGCAGGCTGACTTCCAGTGTGACACGACGCAGCCTGGCTGTGAGAACGTCTGCTATGACCAAGCCTTCCCCATCTCCCACATTCGCTACTGGGTCCTGCAGATCATCTTCGTCTCCACTCCGTCTCTGCTGTACATGGGCCACGCCATGCACACGGTACGCATGCAGGAGAAGCGGAAGCTCAGGGAGGCCGAGAGGACCAAAGAGGTCCGGGGCCCTGGAGCTTACGAGTACCCGGTGGCCGAGAAGACAGAGCTGTCCTGCTGGGAGGAAGCCAATGGAAAGATCATCCTCCGGGGCACGCTGCTCAACACCTACGTCTGCAGCATCCTGATCCGCACCACCATGGAGGTGGCCTTCATTGTGGGCCAGTACCTCCTCTACGGGATCTTCCTGGACACCCTGCATGTCTGCCGCCGgagtccctgcccccaccccgtcAACTGTTACGTGTCCCGGCCCACAGAGAAGAATGTCTTCATTGTCTTCATGCTGGCTGTGGCTGGACTGTCCCTCTTCCTCAGCCTGGCTGAACTCTACCACCTGGGCTGGAAGAAGATCAGACAGCGGTTTGCCAAGTCACAACAGGGCATGGCCGAGTCCCAGCTCCCCAGCCCCTCAGCAGGCATGGCCCAGAGGGGCACACCACCCCCTGACTTCAATCAGTGTTTGGAGAATGGCCCAGGGGAGAAGTTCTTCAACCCCTTCAGTAACAAGATGGCCTCCCAGCAGAACACAGACAACTTGGCCACTGAGCAGGTGCGAAGCCAGGAGGAGACTCCAGGGGAGGATTTTATCCACATCCGTTATGCCCAGAAGCCCGAGGTGCCCAATGGAGCCTCGCCCGGGCACCGCCTCCCCCAAGGCTACCATAGTGACAAGCGCCGCCTCAGTAAGGCCAGTAGCAAGGCCAGGTCAGATGACCTATCAGTGTGA